CCAAAGATAAAAAATATTAAAACATCAAAAATTATTATTCGATAAACTAGGTTTTATTTTAGCTTAGAATTTTTATTCCTTACAATATTATGACAGATATTCAGTATATTTGCAAGCTCTAAACATTTTCAACTAAGTTTTAGTTGAAAACGAATTCATTTAATCAAAAAAATAGATCTATGAAAAGAATAGTCTTTCTATCACTTTTAACCAGCAACTTTTTTTTCGCTCAAGAAAATGATAAAGCTGTTTTTGTTAAAGAACCTGTAAGTTATTACCAACACACCATCATAAACGCCTTAAATGGAGATCATGATAAAACAGAAAAAACAAAGTTAAAAGTTGATCAAGCTGAGAAAGATTATCCTACCAATCCATTGGCATATCAAACAATATGGTACAATAACTTACTATCACAAGGTAACACTGGTACTTGTTGGTCATTTTCCACGTCTTCTTTTATGGAAAGTGAAGTACAACGTTTAACAGGTAAAGAAGTCAATCTCTCTGAAATGTATACTGTATATTGGGAGTATGTAGAACGAACAAAATATTTTGTTCAGCACAAAGGGAAAATGCACTTAGGTGAAGGATCTGAAACCAACGCTATTGCTAAGATTATGGAACTATACGGCACTGTTCCTTTCGAAGCATATACCGGACAAAAAGATGGACAAGCATTCTATAACCATGAGCCACTTTTTAAAGCCATAGAAACGCTCTTTGAGCAAATCAAAAAAGAAGGTGAATGGAATGAAGAAAAAGCAGTTATAAAGGTTAGAGAACTTCTTGACGAACATATAGGTGAAGTCCCTGAATACGTTGATGTCAATGGAAAAAACATGTCGCCTATCGAATACAGAGATTACCTTAAAATTGACCCTAGTAACTATGTTAATTTTATGAGTTTAATGGAAGCCCCTTATTATC
The genomic region above belongs to Flavobacteriales bacterium and contains:
- a CDS encoding C1 family peptidase, whose translation is MKRIVFLSLLTSNFFFAQENDKAVFVKEPVSYYQHTIINALNGDHDKTEKTKLKVDQAEKDYPTNPLAYQTIWYNNLLSQGNTGTCWSFSTSSFMESEVQRLTGKEVNLSEMYTVYWEYVERTKYFVQHKGKMHLGEGSETNAIAKIMELYGTVPFEAYTGQKDGQAFYNHEPLFKAIETLFEQIKKEGEWNEEKAVIKVRELLDEHIGEVPEYVDVNGKNMSPIEYRDYLKIDPSNYVNFMSLMEAPYYQKALYNVPDNWWKSKDYNNIPLDDFVQLIKESISQGYSISIGGDVSEPGFDKISQTATIPSFDIKSDDIDENARQFRFTNGSTTDDHAMHLVGYYKAKDGKTWFLIKDSGSGSRNAGESSDKFGHYFMHEDYVKLKMMTITVHKDIAKKYLDKIK